The proteins below come from a single Rosa rugosa chromosome 2, drRosRugo1.1, whole genome shotgun sequence genomic window:
- the LOC133734705 gene encoding uncharacterized protein LOC133734705 yields MDLPNTKVRLVRCPKCRLLLPELPDSQVFQCGGCGAILQAKNRVRNEKRSEGLTIESAPVNQLLDHFSRDSEMVSSDVAWFSRKADASLPSSAEPSSAAGRWKYDVYLSFRGVDTRRGFTSHLYDRLQRSGIKTFMDDQDLQVGDDVSPTLLKAIEGSRFAIVVLSQNYASSAWCLDELTKICQFMEDGPRILPVFYEVDPSHVRKQKGSFEDALAKHERSGRYESKKVQQWRDALRKVADFAGFDTQNYRTDIDLLEHIVEIVCSKVQSVLEIEKVQPIEINTGGFELFEPTRKAMDDVMEALKDDEVTAVGVYGMAGVGKTAMVKHVGAHARKSGIFHHVIIGDVSQSPDLETIQGTLAGLLGYKLHEKTEIGRAARLSEEIKRRGKIFIILDDIWERMDLSDIGIPSYKELQKCNSKVLLTTRRENVCHEMRCQAIIHLNILSEQDSWSLFVKTARIDSESIVFYDVAREVVSKCAGLPIALITVARALGGKELVEWKRAARALEKSQSANPEHEEEAFRCIKLSYDYLKDEDTKSCFLLCCLFPEDYDIPIGDLFKYAIGKGLFRDAETIQEARASADSAVRYLKHFSLLLDSEKKGCVRMHDVIRDAALNIAKSEDGHGFLVKAGCGLKSWQHQLHEGYSAISLMNNDIHKLPGELVCPKLQILLLQQNADLNEMPGTFFQSPNELRVLDLSLTSITELPQSFSLLMNLQALYLDFCQRLIDFSLIGKLKKLEILSMRGNVLKELSREIGNLINLRMLDITDGIISKIPSKVISQLHRLEELYMPFRFGNWVSKVEGEGEETNIGFGEVTGLTCLNILKVSLPAKCIPEELEFYPNWLFFDICISGDTSSRDIKRDISNQGFQHSHKDSRSLSLDTRISALPAWFVHEVTVKTEKLLYVNCKWLNNILVEYHHGRLHMLKHLSIIGPSESLEELMNAITWVPVKPVFENLEELHLECVTSLKELCVGKLPPGSLYNLKLLKVHYCPNLGNILLPSKLLHRLPNLENIICRDMSRLEHVFGCQGFEPEQSKLREMTFINLPAIRNICNGPAPRAMFQALKSLFIYHCNFLGCLFSFDTAQVLFQLEDFFVDSCPLLERLIEVRTERVNNKKIILPKLKNLGLEKLPILYSGGATIDIECPSLEHLYVKECPQFTASASDFQSKNQVQVNDKLHYFGLLGRRTEGQHIEAIAESVFSTLRPIETEFTMPMGDFQAFEATRQAMNKVMKALEADEVTAIGVYGMGGVGKSTMVEHVCAEVRDNGMFHQVISAVVSQNPDLRKIQGTLADMLGFIFEEETEIGRARRLMQRIRRGNRILVILDNIWERTDLSNIGIPSYYELQRCNSKVLLITRTQNVCRAMECQSNISLDVLSEEDSWTLFVNKARTSFESTSLCDVAKKVARACAGLPVALIAVAKALGDKCLDDWKEAARRLEASQPASLEDGKVVFNCIKLSYDYLISDDARSCFLLCCLFPEDYDIQIEELLKYGMGKGLFQDSCTMQDARVTAHLVVKYLIDCSLLLETEQDGCVKIHDVIRDVAIRISLSEDGPLFFVQAGCQLKEWPSISAHEGYSAISLIMNKIWKLPEELVCPKLLILFLQSNVWLNEIPEYFFQSLNVLRVLDLSRTRISFLPTSFNILINLQTLYLDGCLSTIDNISILGKLKKLEILSMRELPLVELPKEIGDLSHLRMLDITGDYVDNVPSEVICNLNLLEELYMQCNFADWGSKVEGAGEENIVAFDELTGLSCLNVLKVFISDAKCLPKDVEVEPNWVNFDICISRDPSIRKVSLVSSSSPAFTRALTLDTTINALPGWFINAVTMKAEKLQYIMCWGLDNILVEYDCGRLHALKYLSVIGPNENLKMLMNTITRFWNEPVFQNLEELHLVQVDCLKELCVGELPPGSLCNLRLLKVKHCYELVDALLPSRLLQRLQNLEELICEEIDELEYVFGCEGLEPEQMILTQLIEMRLENLGKLIKIWNGPAHCAIFQNLQSLVVSRCFELENLFTADVAQCLLHLEDLSVELCPMLDNIIEASKDTVDNKIVFPELKNLTLIKLPQLTRFCSSTGSAIECPLLEYLYVERCPQFSTSDFHSRNKVEPKHPQHLDIVLRRARAEKRRKIKFPEVVQEDSK; encoded by the exons ATGGATTTACCCAATACTAAAGTCCGATTAGTCAGATGTCCTAAATGTCGGCTGCTTCTACCAGAGTTGCCGGATTCTCAGGTTTTCCAGTGTGGTGGATGTGGTGCTATTCTCCAAG CAAAAAATCGAGTAAGAAATGAGAAAAGAAGTGAGGGCTTAACCATTGAATCAGCTCCAGTGAATCAATTATTAGATCATTTTTCTCGAGATTCAGAAATGGTCAGCTCAGATG TGGCCTGGTTCTCTCGAAAAGCTGATGCTTCTCTTCCTTCATCAGCTGAACCATCATCAGCAGCTGGTCGGTGGAAGTATGACGTGTATTTGAGTTTCAGGGGTGTAGATACTCGAAGGGGTTTTACATCCCATTTATACGATCGGCTGCAGAGGAGTGGAATTAAAACATTCATGGATGATCAAGATCTTCAAGTAGGGGATGATGTTTCTCCCACTCTCCTAAAGGCAATTGAAGGATCAAGGTTCGCAATTGTTGTTCTGTCCCAAAATTATGCTTCTTCTGCTTGGTGTTTGGATGAACTTACAAAGATTTGTCAGTTCATGGAGGACGGCCCTAGAATTCTTCCAGTTTTTTATGAGGTTGACCCTAGTCATGTAAGAAAACAAAAGGGGAGTTTTGAGGATGCTTTAGCCAAGCATGAAAGGTCTGGGCGATACGAATCGAAGAAGGTCCAGCAGTGGAGagatgctttaagaaaagtggccgACTTTGCTGGGTTTGATACACAGAATTACAG GACTGATATAGATCTTCTCGAACACATTGTGGAAATTGTGTGCAGTAAAGTACAATCTGTTTTGGAAATCGAAAAAGTACAACCTATTGAAATCAACACAGGAGGTTTTGAATTATTTGAACCAACAAGAAAAGCCATGGATGACGTTATGGAGGCGCTAAAAGATGACGAGGTCACTGCCGTTGGTGTCTACGGCATGGCAGGCGTTGGAAAGACAGCCATGGTAAAACATGTCGGTGCACATGCCCGAAAAAGTGGAATTTTTCATCATGTGATTATCGGTGATGTATCCCAAAGCCCTGACTTGGAAACAATTCAAGGCACATTGGCAGGGCTGCTGGGCTACAAATTACATGAGAAGACAGAAATTGGCAGAGCAGCTAGATTGAGTGAGGAGATAAAGAGAAGGGGAAAGATCTTTATAATCCTGGACGACATTTGGGAGAGAATGGATTTGTCAGACATAGGAATACCTAGCTATAAGGAGCTTCAAAAGTGCAATTCCAAAGTCCTACTCACCACACGGAGAGAGAATGTGTGTCATGAGATGAGATGCCAAGCAATTATTCATCTCAATATCTTATCAGAACAAGATTCTTGGTCCTTGTTTGTGAAAACGGCAAGAATAGACTCTGAATCGATCGTTTTCTATGATGTAGCGAGGGAGGTGGTTAGTAAATGTGCTGGTCTACCGATTGCATTGATAACAGTTGCAAGGGCACTTGGAGGTAAAGAACTAGTGGAATGGAAAAGAGCAGCTCGAGCACTAGAGAAGTCGCAATCTGCCAACCCTGAACATGAAGAAGAGGCATTCAGATGTATAAAATTAAGCTATGATTACTTGAAAGATGAAGATACCAAGTCATGCTTCTTGCTTTGTTGCCTATTTCCTGAAGACTATGACATCCCAATAGGAGACTTGTTCAAGTATGCAATCGGGAAAGGATTGTTTCGGGATGCCGAGACAATCCAAGAAGCTAGAGCATCAGCTGATTCAGCTGTAAGGTACCTGAAACATTTTAGCTTGCTTTTGGATAGTGAGAAAAAGGGGTGTGTAAGGATGCATGATGTCATTCGGGATGCTGCCCTGAATATTGCAAAATCTGAAGACGGGCATGGGTTTTTGGTAAAAGCTGGCTGTGGTTTAAAAAGCTGGCAACATCAATTACATGAAGGCTACTCTGCAATCTCATTAATGAACAATGATATCCACAAGCTGCCCGGAGAGCTGGTATGTCCAAAACTCCAGATTTTATTACTACAGCAGAATGCTGATTTAAATGAGATGCCAGGAACTTTTTTCCAAAGTCCTAATGAATTAAGGGTCTTAGACCTTAGCCTCACCAGCATTACAGAACTTCCTCAATCATTCAGTCTCCTAATGAACCTCCAAGCTTTATATCTAGATTTTTGCCAGAGACTGATTGACTTTTCCTTAATTGGAAAACTAAAGAAGCTTGAGATTCTTAGTATGAGAGGAAATGTTTTGAAAGAATTGTCGAGAGAAATAGGGAATCTGATCAATCTAAGGATGCTGGACATTACTGATGGAATTATTAGCAAAATTCCATCAAAAGTGATATCGCAGTTGCATAGATTAGAAGAACTGTACATGCCATTTCGATTTGGGAATTGGGTCAGTAAGgttgaaggagaaggagaagaaaccaATATTGGCTTTGGTGAGGTAACTGGCTTAACATGTCTAAATATTTTGAAGGTTTCCCTACCTGCAAAATGCATCCCTGAAGAGCTTGAGTTTTATCCCAATTGGTTGTTCTTTGATATTTGTATTAGTGGGGACACAAGCAGCAGAGACATTAAGAGAGACATAAGTAATCAAGGCTTTCAACACAGTCATAAAGATTCAAGATCCTTGAGTCTTGACACAAGAATTAGTGCCTTACCAGCTTGGTTTGTCCATGAGGTAACAGTCAAGACAGAGAAGCTACTGTACGTAAACTGCAAATGGTTAAATAACATTCTTGTTGAATATCACCATGGGAGGTTACATATGCTGAAACATCTCTCTATTATTGGTCCCAGTGAGAGCTTGGAAGAGCTGATGAATGCTATAACATGGGTTCCAGTTAAACCCGTGTTCGAGAACTTGGAAGAGTTGCATTTGGAGTGTGTGACTTCTTTGAAAGAGTTATGTGTTGGAAAATTACCACCTGGGTCTCTATACAATCTGAAGTTATTGAAGGTCCATTATTGTCCTAACTTGGGGAATATTCTTTTACCATCAAAATTGTTACATAGATTGCCAAATCTGGAGAACATAATCTGTAGGGATATGTCTAGACTGGAACACGTGTTTGGATGTCAAGGGTTTGAGCCAGAGCAATCAAAACTGAGAGAGATGACCTTTATCAATCTACCTGCTATAAGAAACATATGTAACGGTCCAGCTCCACGTGCAATGTTCCAAGCTCTTAAAAGTTTGTTCATTTATCATTGCAACTTTCTAGGATGTCTCTTCTCGTTTGATACTGCTCAAGTTCTTTTTCAATTGGAAGACTTTTTTGTAGACAGTTGCCCTTTATTGGAAAGACTAATTGAAGTACGCACGGAAAGAGTGAACAACAAGAAGATCATTCTTCCAAAATTGAAGAACTTGGGTTTAGAGAAACTTCCTATATTGTACAGTGGAGGTGCTACTATTGATATCGAGTGTCCTTCCTTGGAACACTTGTATGTGAAGGAGTGCCCCCAGTTTACGGCCTCTGCTTCTGACTTCCAGAGCAAGAACCAAGTCCAAGTCAACGATAAATTACATTACTTTGGTCTACTTGGCAGAAG GACTGAAGGACAACATATTGAAGCCATTGCGGAATCTGTGTTCAGTACATTACGACCTATTGAAACTGAGTTTACAATGCCCATGGGAGATTTTCAAGCATTTGAAGCAACAAGACAGGCCATGAATAAGGTTATGAAGGCACTAGAAGCTGATGAGGTCACAGCCATTGGGGTCTACGGAATGGGAGGAGTTGGAAAATCAACCATGGTTGAACATGTTTGTGCAGAAGTTCGGGATAATGGGATGTTTCATCAGGTGATTTCAGCTGTTGTATCCCAAAACCCTGACTTGAGAAAAATTCAAGGCACATTGGCAGATATGTTGGGCTTTATATTTGAGGAGGAGACAGAAATTGGAAGAGCTCGTAGATTGATGCAGAGGATAAGGAGAGGAAATAGGATCCTTGTAATCTTGGACAACATTTGGGAGAGAACAGATTTGTCAAACATAGGAATTCCCAGCTACTACGAGCTTCAAAGATGCAATTCCAAAGTCCTACTCATCACAAGGACACAGAATGTCTGTCGTGCCATGGAATGCCAATCAAACATTTCTCTTGATGTCTTATCAGAAGAAGATTCTTGGACCTTATTTGTGAACAAAGCAAGAACGTCTTTTGAATCGACCAGTTTGTGTGATGTTGCAAAGAAGGTAGCTAGAGCATGTGCTGGTCTTCCAGTTGCGTTGATAGCAGTTGCGAAGGCACTTGGTGATAAGTGTTTGGATGACTGGAAGGAAGCGGCTCGACGACTAGAGGCTTCTCAACCTGCCAGCCTTGAAGATGGGAAAGTTGTGTTCAATTGTATAAAATTAAGCTATGATTACTTGATATCTGATGATGCCAGGTCATGCTTCTTGCTTTGTTGCCTCTTCCCAGAAGACTATGATATCCAAATTGAAGAGTTGTTAAAGTATGGGATGGGGAAAGGGTTGTTTCAAGATTCCTGCACAATGCAAGATGCCAGAGTAACTGCACATTTGGTGGTCAAGTACCTTATAGATTGTAGCTTGCTTTTGGAAACTGAACAGGACGGATGTGTAAAGATCCATGATGTCATTCGGGATGTGGCCATAAGGATTTCGTTGTCTGAGGATGGCCCACTGTTTTTTGTACAAGCTGGTTGTCAATTAAAGGAATGGCCAAGTATTAGTGCACATGAAGGCTACTCTGCTATTTCACtaattatgaataaaatttggaAGCTTCCTGAAGAGTTGGTATGTCCGAAACTCCTTATTTTGTTTCTGCAAAGTAATGTTTGGTTGAATGAGATCCCAGAATATTTCTTTCAAAGTCTGAATGTGTTGAGGGTATTAGATCTAAGCCGAACCAGAATTTCTTTTCTACCCACATCATTCAATATCTTGATCAACCTCCAGACCTTGTATCTAGATGGTTGCTTGTCAACCATAGATAACATATCCATACTCGGAAAATTGAAAAAACTTGAGATTCTTAGTATGAGAGAACTTCCTCTTGTGGAACTGCCAAAAGAAATCGGAGATTTGAGCCATCTAAGGATGTTAGACATCACTGGTGATTATGTTGATAATGTTCCGTCTGAAGTGATATGCAACCTTAATTTGTTAGAGGAACTATACATGCAGTGTAATTTTGCAGACTGGGGGAGTAAAGTTGAGGGAGCAGGAGAAGAAAATATTGTTGCGTTTGATGAGTTAACTGGCTTGTCATGTCTAAATGTTTTGAAGGTTTTCATATCTGATGCTAAATGTTTGCCTAAAGATGTGGAGGTTGAACCAAATTGGGTAAACTTTGATATTTGTATCAGCAGAGACCCATCCATCAGAAAAGTGTCGTTGGTTTCAAGTTCTTCACCCGCTTTTACAAGAGCCTTGACTCTTGATACAACCATCAATGCCTTACCAGGTTGGTTTATCAATGCGGTGACAATGAAAGCAGAGAAACTGCAGTATATAATGTGTTGGGGATTAGATAACATTCTTGTAGAATATGACTGTGGGAGATTACATGCACTGAAGTATTTATCTGTTATTGGCCCCAATGAGAACTTGAAAATGTTGATGAACACAATAACACGCTTTTGGAATGAACCAGTGTTTCAGAACTTGGAAGAGTTGCATCTCGTTCAAGTGGATTGCCTGAAGGAGTTATGTGTTGGTGAATTGCCACCTGGGTCTCTATGCAATCTTAGGTTACTGAAGGTGAAACATTGCTATGAATTGGTGGATGCACTCCTACCGTCACGGTTGCTGCAGAGATTACAAAATCTGGAAGAACTGATTTGTGAAGAGATAGATGAATTGGAATATGTTTTTGGATGTGAAGGGCTTGAGCCAGAACAAATGATATTGACACAATTGATAGAAATGAGATTGGAGAATCTAGGGAAACTAATAAAGATATGGAATGGTCCTGCTCATTGTGCAATCTTCCAGAATCTTCagagtttggtagtttccaggTGCTTTGAATTGGAAAATCTCTTCACAGCTGATGTAGCTCAATGTCTTTTGCACTTGGAAGATCTTTCAGTGGAGCTTTGCCCAATGTTGGACAACATTATTGAAGCAAGTAAGGACACAGTGGACAACAAGATTGTTTTTCCAGAATTGAAGAACTTAACTTTGATAAAGCTTCCACAACTCACAAGGTTCTGCAGCAGTACAGGCAGTGCTATTGAGTGCCCTTTACTGGAATACTTGTATGTGGAGAGGTGCCCCCAGTTTTCAACGTCTGACTTCCATAGCAGGAACAAAGTCGAACCCAAACATCCACAACATTTGGACATTGTACTGAGAAG GGCCAGagcagagaaaagaagaaaaatcaaattCCCAGAGGTCGTCCAAGAAGACAGTAAGTAG